Within Dictyoglomus sp., the genomic segment CATTTTCGAAAATAGCAGGAGTTGCAAAATAGACTTTAAATATACCATTAGCAAATTCAAAGTTTATATTTTCTATATTTTCCATTGGATTAAAATCAATTTTTTCAAAAATAACAGTTTTTCCTTCACCCCCAAGTTGAAAAATACCTTTATTAGGAAAATCATTTTCAAAAGATAAATTTTCAATTTCTACTAGAAATCCAAAACTATTTTTCAATCTAATCAGTGGTATTCTATAAAGATAACCTTCCTTTGAAGTTAAAGTTCTTTTATTTCTTGCAATTCCAATTTTAGGCTCTATATTAAAGAATGATTTATGAGAAACATAATGGTAATTTGAGGCGCTACTTTGAAGATATTTTTTAAATTCAGTAATATCAAAATACTCGTTAGCTTCATCCACTTGATCTTTTTCTTTCCAAATTAGAATTTCTTCAAGTTTTTCATCAGAATAAAAAATACTTGGTTTTTCGACTCTTTTAAGAATAAACACTTTATTTTCTTCAGTTTCATTCTTTTTTCTTACACAGTCAAAAGGAATAGGAAAGTAGAGAATATTCTCTTCTATATTACCTAAAAAAGGTCCTCTTATTTTCATCGTTCCCTTTGTTTTTATATTACCAATATCAAGATATCCTTTTTCTTTAAACTCTTTCAAAGATCCTCTATTAAATATAAAAAAAGTTCTTATAGCACCATAAATAGTAGAAGGAAAAGGTGGAAAAAGCTCATCTGCCCAAGTTTCAGATCCCATTGAGAAAGGTCTTCCTGATCTAAAAAATAGTGTATCCTTTGGAGTTATTTTTATCCACATTTTAATCTCCTCCTGTATAGATAAAGGCTGTTATAACGCAAAAGTTTATAAAATTGTCTATATTTCCTCCTGTAATCCAAAATAGATTTTTCATGCTTTCATATATATTGTTTAAAAATTCTTGTTTTTCTTCTTTATTAATTTTTTTTCCTTTGGGGGAGTTATAGGATCTTTTAATAAGTCTTAAGAGTTCAATGTTGAAGATTGTTGCACTGGCATTGAATTGTCCTTCATCTTTTTTAAGATTGATAAATTCCGAGGCAAATTTTTGTATAAAACTTTTGGCGATATATCCTTTTTCATTCCTTTCATCAAAAGCTTTTCCTAAAATTTTTAATATTTCTAAAGTTTCTTTTATATCTTCATCTTTATAGATCCATTCTGCTTTAGCTATTCTTTCTTCGCCCGACCTTCTCATTAAACAAATAGAAAATTTTTTCTTATAGTCTCCCTTTGCTATCTTTTTCATTTCAAATACTTTTTTAATTACTTCTTGCAGAGGTGTTTTGTAATGCGCTATTACAACTCCCATGGAAGCAGTAGCTTCTGGTCCCATTGTTAACACATATCTCCCATCCTTTTTTACAAAGCCTGTTTTATTATCTAGATAAGGTTTTATTTCTCCCTCTTCTATTTTTATTTCTCCAGAAAATGACCATCTTAGCTTTTGCATAACATCAAATAAATCTTTAATATTAACAAGAGCTAAAACATCATCTCCACCAGAATAAATAAGTTTACCAAGATGTTCCTCCTCAACAATTTTTTTAACGAATTCAAGGGTATAATTTCTTAAGGCTGTTGAGATAGACGCATGAATTGCTGGAGTTAAAAGTTTTCTTGCGTTATTATTCCTATTTTTAGGCAAAATATTTAATAATTTTTGTTTAAAATCATCATCTATTTTACTCCAGACATTTGAGTTATATGCGTTTTCAATAGATGGTAAAAATTCTCCTGAAAGCCATCTTCCCATATAATCTACGTCAAGATAAAGAAGCGCATAATAAGGATTAGGTCTGCCCACTTTTTCGGTAATTTCCTTTAAAAGATTTTTTAGCTCTTTTATTTTTTGTTCTTTTATTGAAATTTTAAGTTCATCTTTAATATACTTCTCTGTTAAATTTTCTTCGTAAAACCAAGATCCATCTATATTGTTTTCAAAAAGAGTTCTTAATTTTGGTAATGGAGAAACTGTTGGAATTTCTCTTAAAACTTCACTGATCTTTCTTTGATAATCAAGATATTTATTCTTTATAGTTTTTAAAACTTTTTCTTTAAAATCAGAAGATGCAACCTCTGCAGTAGAGGGAAAACTTAGGTCTTTAAACACTTCTGATACTTCTTTTTCTAAATATATTTCAAAAGTCCTTTTTAGAAAACAAATAGCACATAATCCTTCCCC encodes:
- the cas10 gene encoding type III-B CRISPR-associated protein Cas10/Cmr2, which gives rise to MSSFEEKLRAFLHDPIDKCFNIPTHIERAKNYAEKVGICDVEKEKGSDQIASCIERSLLPPNIQQEFNEIRHPLCSSVLQVEDLNKKEIFKKIEKIYTEIGSEISNWNNKNKFFFLWRNLQDKIWEKFKNEEWTKYIPLLPADTRVPDHSIWEHLKITSAVKAYWDVENKSLFQNNSLFLFTLGPVQSFISQARKTQDLYMGSFILSYLTFQAMEIIIDNFGPTNIIYPDLFRQPLMDLWIKKNLFEPLNYNENLVQLPTIPNRFVAILPMTNKEEIIKLASNIKEKIKSLVNTSMYYILDNLNINYQTIKDKIDSQISDFLKIYWVSLPWKIDGKDITLKDLKIFFNFEKDSQKEWIGEELWEFATKYGEHSPNIGVFYELLYSLLERFMGARKNIKEFKQPLIEEKGRKCSVCGERDVIFFRETQNKNKFIKFNKSIIDLTENNKISPKFLADGEGLCAICFLKRTFEIYLEKEVSEVFKDLSFPSTAEVASSDFKEKVLKTIKNKYLDYQRKISEVLREIPTVSPLPKLRTLFENNIDGSWFYEENLTEKYIKDELKISIKEQKIKELKNLLKEITEKVGRPNPYYALLYLDVDYMGRWLSGEFLPSIENAYNSNVWSKIDDDFKQKLLNILPKNRNNNARKLLTPAIHASISTALRNYTLEFVKKIVEEEHLGKLIYSGGDDVLALVNIKDLFDVMQKLRWSFSGEIKIEEGEIKPYLDNKTGFVKKDGRYVLTMGPEATASMGVVIAHYKTPLQEVIKKVFEMKKIAKGDYKKKFSICLMRRSGEERIAKAEWIYKDEDIKETLEILKILGKAFDERNEKGYIAKSFIQKFASEFINLKKDEGQFNASATIFNIELLRLIKRSYNSPKGKKINKEEKQEFLNNIYESMKNLFWITGGNIDNFINFCVITAFIYTGGD
- the cmr3 gene encoding type III-B CRISPR module-associated protein Cmr3 — translated: MWIKITPKDTLFFRSGRPFSMGSETWADELFPPFPSTIYGAIRTFFIFNRGSLKEFKEKGYLDIGNIKTKGTMKIRGPFLGNIEENILYFPIPFDCVRKKNETEENKVFILKRVEKPSIFYSDEKLEEILIWKEKDQVDEANEYFDITEFKKYLQSSASNYHYVSHKSFFNIEPKIGIARNKRTLTSKEGYLYRIPLIRLKNSFGFLVEIENLSFENDFPNKGIFQLGGEGKTVIFEKIDFNPMENIENINFEFANGIFKVYFATPAIFENGWIPKWIDENTMRGKKEGVEVQLVACAIGKYIRIGGWDIAKGEPKTMYKAVPAGSVYYFKILDGSSPQKIKDIFHFKNISDINPEEGFGLSFVGEVKS